GGAAGCGGTCGGCGGCGGTGCCCCAGTCCTGCCGGGCGGCGGCGCGGAACCCGTGCAGCAGCGCGGAGGCGGCGCGGACGCGGGGTAGGGCGTCCGGTGCCGGAGGGGGCGCGAGCGCGGCCGGGTCGAACTGCCGGGGCGACCGGGCGCCGAAGGCGGCCAGCGAGGCGGCCAGCATCGCCAGCTGCCGGGCCAGCGCCACGTCGACGCCGGCGGCGACCTGCGCGGCGTGCACGACGTGGTCGTAGCCGTCGTCGAGCGAGCGGGTGTTCCACTCGATCGTCCCCTGCAGCGTGAGCAGCCGGGCGCGCAGCAGCGGCTCGGCCACGTCGGCCGCGGCGGCGGTCGCGAGCGCCGCCGCCCGTGACGGCTGCGCGCCCAGCCAGGCCGAGGACGCGGCCAGGTACAGCCGGCGGCCACGGGCCTCCCCGCTGCCGGAGAGCTCGGCCGCGCGGGCCCAGGCGGCCGCGGCGGCCTCGTGCCCGCCCCGCGCCGCGGCGCGCTCGGCGACGGCGTCCAGCGCGGCGACGACCTCGTCGTCGGGCCGGTCGACGGCGGCGGCCAGGTGCCAGGCCCGCCGGTCGGGATCGCCGCCGAGCACGTCGGCCAGGGCCCGGTGCGCGGCCCGCCGCTGGGTGCTGCTCGCCGCCCGGTAGACCGCGGAGCGCACCAGCGGGTGGTGGAGGGCGACGGCGTCCCCGTCGACCCGCAGCAGTCCCGTGCGCTCGATCTCGTCGAGGGCCTCGTCCCCGGCGTCCAGCCGCCCGGCGGCGTCGAGGACGACGGCCAGCCGCCCGGTGTCGTCCGTCGCGGCGACCAGCAGCAACCGCTGCGCCGGCCCGGTCAGCCGCCGGTGGCGGTCGAGGAACGCGCGCTCCACCCCGCCGGTGAGCGGCAGCCGCGCCGGCAGGGGGGTGCGGCCGGCCAGCTGGTCCCCGGTGAGTGCTCCGGACAGTTCTCGGAGCGCCAGCGGGTTGCCGCCGGTGGCGGCGACCAGCTGGTCCCGCACCGCGGGGTCGACGCCTGCGGGCGCGTGCGCGGCGAGCACCGCACCGGCCGCCTCGCCGGTGAGGCCACCGAGCTCGACGGTGGGCAGGTCGTCGGCGTCGAAGGTGCGGGCGTCGGCGTCGCGGGCGGCGAACAGCAGCGCCACGCGCTCGGCCTGCAGCCGGCGGGCCGCGAACAGCAGCGCCGCGGCCGAGGCGTCGTCGAGCCAGTGCGCGTCGTCGACGACGGCCAGCACCGGCCGCTGCTCGGCGGCGTCGGACAGCAGGCTCAGGGTCCCGAGGAACGCCAGGAACCGGTCGCCCTCGCCCTCGGCCTCACCCAGCGCGGCCCGCAGCGCCGCCTGCTGGGGCGACGGCAGGGCGTCGACGCGGGAGCGCAGCGGCCACAGCAGCCGCTGCAGCGCGGCGAAGGCCAGCGGGGACTCCGACTCCACCCCGCAGGTGCGCAGCACCGTCGTGTCCGGAGCCGCGGCCAGGGCGTCGGCCAGCAGCGTCGACTTGCCGGAGCCGGCCACGCCGCGCACGACGAGCGCGCCCCCGGTGCCGCCGCGGGCAGCGCCGAGCAGCGCGGCGATCGCCGCACGTTCGGCGTCCCGCCCGGTCAGCACGGCCCCAGACCGTAGCGACACCACCGGCGATCGCCCGCGGGTCGCCGCGCCGTCAGTCGAGCGCGGTGGCGGCCAGCTCGGTGCGGCTGCTGACGCCGAGCTTGGCGAAGACGTTGCGCAGGTGGAAGTCGACGGTGCGGGGGCTGACGTACAGCTGGGCGGCGACGTCGCGGTTGGGCAGCCCGCGCCGCACCAGGCGGGCCACCTGCAGCTCCTGCGGGGTGAGGTCCACGACGGTGGAGGGGTCGCGGCGGCGGGCGGTCTCCCCGGAGGCCCGCAGCTCCTGCCGTGCGCGGTCGGCCCACGGCCGCGCGCCGAGGTCCTCGAAGGTCTCGAGCGCGGCGCGCAGGTGGGCGCGTGCGTCGACGCGGCGGCGGGACCGGCGCAGGAAGGCGCCGTAGGCCAGCTGGGTGCGGGCCCGGTCGGGCCGGCGGTCGGTCACGGCGTGCGCGGCGAGCGCCCGCTCGAAGTGGCCGGCGGCCTCGGGTCCCTCGCCGAGCAGGGCCCGGCCGTGCTCGGCTCCGGCCTGCGCCCACGCGGAGCCGGTCGCGTCGGCGAAGGCGGCCAGCTCCGCCACCCAGTCGCCCGCCAGCTCGGGCCGGCCCGCCCGGACGGCGGCCTCGATGCGCTCGGTCGCGGCCAGCCGGCGGGTGATGGGGGACCGGATCTGCTCCAGCCGGTGCAGGGCGGCCGGGGGGTCGGCGGCGTCGCGCACGCCGCGGGCCCACTGCAGCACGTCGGGCACCACCTCGGCGAGGATGCCCAGCGGGTGGTCGGTGCAGATCCGCTCGGCGTCGGCGAGGTGCTGCTCGACCGTCTCGTCGCCGCGCAGCGCCGCCAGCAGCGCGAGCCAGGCGGTGGGCAGTGCGGCCAGCCCCCGGTGCCCGGAGTGGTCGGCCAGCGGCAGTGCCTCGGCGGCCGCGGCGCGGGCCGCGGTCCACCGCCCGGTGGCCAGCTCGGCGAAGCCGACGCGCGTCAGCGAGTAGAGGATCATCAGGACGGCGCCGGTGCTGCGGGCACGGGCCAGCAGCTGCTCGTGGTAGTGCCGGGTCCGCGCGTCGTCGCCCAGGTGGAGCGCGGCGATGCCCAGGTTGGGCAGCAGGTCCAGGTCCTCCTCGGCGAGGTCCTCGGCGAGGGTGAAGGCCTCGGCCAGCGGTGGCACCGCGGCCGTCCAGTCCCCGCGGACGGCCGCGTCGAGGCCGTACAGCAGGTCGGAGAAGCAGCGGGCGCGCAGCGGCGCACCGGGCCCGGGCGGCGGGACGAGGGCGGTCGGGTCCGCGGTGCCGGTCCGGTGCGCGCCGAAGGCCTCGAGCGCGACGGCGAACATCGCCATCTCCCGGGCGCGCTGGGAGTCGTGCGGCGCGACCTCCGCGGCGGCCTCGAGCACCATCCGGCGGCCGGTGTCCAGCGACCCGGTGTTCCACTCGATGCGGGCCCGCAACCGCAGGACGTCGGAGCGCAGCAGCGGATCGCCGGCCTGGGCGGCGGCAGCGTCGACGAGTGCCCGCGCGCGGACGGGCTGCGCGGCCAACCACGCCGCCCGGGCGGCCGCGTACAGCCGTCCGGCCTGGGCGTCGCCGGCCGGCGAGAGCTCGGCGGCCCGTTCCCACGCGGACGCGGCCGCCTCCAGGCCGCCCCGCGCCCGGGCTCGTTCCGCGGCGGCGTCCAGCTCGGCGACGACCGCCTCGTCCGGTTCGAGGACCGATGCGGCCAGGTGCCAGGCGCGCCGGTCGGCCTCCCCCGGGCCGGACAGCGCGGCGGCGAGCGCGCGGTGCGCCTGCCGGCGCTCGGTGCTGGTGGCGGCGCCGTACACCGCCGAGCGCACCAGCGGGTGCCGCAGGTCGACGGCGGCCTCCCGGACGCGCAGCAGCCCGGAGCGCTCGGCGGTCGCCAGCGCCTCCTCGTCGGCTCCCAGGGAGGTGGCCGCCTGCCGCACGACCCGCGCCCGCCCGGAGTCGTCGGCGGCCGCGACCAGCAGCACCGTCCGCGCCGGGCCGGGCAGCCGCCGGTAGCGGTCGAGGAAGGCCCGCTCGACGCCCTCGGTCAGCGGCAGGCGGTCGGGCAGCCGGACCCGGCCGGACAGCTGCTCCGGCGTCAGGACCTCGGCCAGCTCGACCAGGGCGAGCGGGCTGCCGCCGGTGCTGGCGAGCAGCGCGTCGCGCACGTCCGGGGGGACGGCGACGGCGGCGCGGGCGCTGAGCAGCTGCCCGGCGGCGTCGGCGTCGAGGCCGCCGACGACGAGCCGGGGGAGGTCGCCGCTGTCGAAGGTGCGGACGTCGGCGTCGCGGGCGGCGAACAGCAGGGCGACCCGCTCCACCTGCAGCCGGCGGGCGACGAACAGCAGCGCCGCGGCCGAGGCGTCGTCGAGCCAGTGCGCGTCGTCGACGACGGCGAGCACCGGCCGGTGCTGTCCGGCGTCGGCCAGGACGCTCAACGCCGCCAGGAAGACGAGGAACCGGTCGCCGGGGCCGTCGTCGGTCTCGCCCAGGGCGGCCCGCAGCGCGCGGGCCTGCGGCTGCGGCAGGTGCTGCACGCAGTCGGCCAGGACCGGGCGCAGCAGGCGCT
This region of Geodermatophilus bullaregiensis genomic DNA includes:
- a CDS encoding AAA family ATPase; the encoded protein is MLTGRDAERAAIAALLGAARGGTGGALVVRGVAGSGKSTLLADALAAAPDTTVLRTCGVESESPLAFAALQRLLWPLRSRVDALPSPQQAALRAALGEAEGEGDRFLAFLGTLSLLSDAAEQRPVLAVVDDAHWLDDASAAALLFAARRLQAERVALLFAARDADARTFDADDLPTVELGGLTGEAAGAVLAAHAPAGVDPAVRDQLVAATGGNPLALRELSGALTGDQLAGRTPLPARLPLTGGVERAFLDRHRRLTGPAQRLLLVAATDDTGRLAVVLDAAGRLDAGDEALDEIERTGLLRVDGDAVALHHPLVRSAVYRAASSTQRRAAHRALADVLGGDPDRRAWHLAAAVDRPDDEVVAALDAVAERAAARGGHEAAAAAWARAAELSGSGEARGRRLYLAASSAWLGAQPSRAAALATAAAADVAEPLLRARLLTLQGTIEWNTRSLDDGYDHVVHAAQVAAGVDVALARQLAMLAASLAAFGARSPRQFDPAALAPPPAPDALPRVRAASALLHGFRAAARQDWGTAADRFRDAFALTDADPLDDHVLQPNLGVAAMLVDDDERGLRLHAEQLTAARRAGALSMVEHALTRGAQFQIATGAWTQAAGAAAEALPLTAGTGHPGLTALPTAQLAVLAALRGDDAADRHLAEAAAIREAHPIGLSDLVVVDLVRWARGLRAGQPASALHHLEQISSPGLRRTAAIDRLETAVRAGRPDLARAWLDELDAFATGTGAPSARAAVEHGRALLAGDGAAAEEHFRRALAAHGRSLRLPDRARTHLALGEHLRRARRRVDAREHLRAALALFDDLGAAPWAERAAQELRASGETARRRDVSTATELTPQERQVAALVRQGLSNRDAAARLFVSPRTVDFHLRNVFGKLAVTSRAELTALPIDL
- a CDS encoding ATP-binding protein, with product MLAGRDRERAAIAALVDAARAGRGGALVLTGPPGVGKSALLADALARAEGMTVLRTQGLESESPLAFAALQRLLRPVLADCVQHLPQPQARALRAALGETDDGPGDRFLVFLAALSVLADAGQHRPVLAVVDDAHWLDDASAAALLFVARRLQVERVALLFAARDADVRTFDSGDLPRLVVGGLDADAAGQLLSARAAVAVPPDVRDALLASTGGSPLALVELAEVLTPEQLSGRVRLPDRLPLTEGVERAFLDRYRRLPGPARTVLLVAAADDSGRARVVRQAATSLGADEEALATAERSGLLRVREAAVDLRHPLVRSAVYGAATSTERRQAHRALAAALSGPGEADRRAWHLAASVLEPDEAVVAELDAAAERARARGGLEAAASAWERAAELSPAGDAQAGRLYAAARAAWLAAQPVRARALVDAAAAQAGDPLLRSDVLRLRARIEWNTGSLDTGRRMVLEAAAEVAPHDSQRAREMAMFAVALEAFGAHRTGTADPTALVPPPGPGAPLRARCFSDLLYGLDAAVRGDWTAAVPPLAEAFTLAEDLAEEDLDLLPNLGIAALHLGDDARTRHYHEQLLARARSTGAVLMILYSLTRVGFAELATGRWTAARAAAAEALPLADHSGHRGLAALPTAWLALLAALRGDETVEQHLADAERICTDHPLGILAEVVPDVLQWARGVRDAADPPAALHRLEQIRSPITRRLAATERIEAAVRAGRPELAGDWVAELAAFADATGSAWAQAGAEHGRALLGEGPEAAGHFERALAAHAVTDRRPDRARTQLAYGAFLRRSRRRVDARAHLRAALETFEDLGARPWADRARQELRASGETARRRDPSTVVDLTPQELQVARLVRRGLPNRDVAAQLYVSPRTVDFHLRNVFAKLGVSSRTELAATALD